The following proteins come from a genomic window of Diorhabda carinulata isolate Delta chromosome X, icDioCari1.1, whole genome shotgun sequence:
- the LOC130901860 gene encoding uncharacterized protein LOC130901860 yields the protein MCKNIFIILVVFTAAHSSAGRIYIPSVTEIEDYSKQVREVFVDWTTRADYGLLDELSKYIDKSRDTCQNFEQKLNVTVTEVMRCQDEIKVGGNTVCNTVKSIITKCTVPARQLLSDCLPLDTKELPRLFEKILIGFVNQACRVTIEELIEFFNPCQFKKSLSEFNTCKEMEKELPTSFPNTKKVCDLLKLVKKCSNDVHSATCTNPVTLNAFAKFHKTIEDTTKDICENPAHNEV from the exons ATGTgcaagaatatttttattattttggtagttttTACTG CTGCCCATAGTAGTGCAGGTAGAATTTACATACCAAGTGTAACCGAAATAGAAGATTATTCCAAGCAGGTTAGAGAGGTATTTGTCGACTGGACAACCCGAGCTGATTACGGTTTATTGGATGAACTTAGCAAATACATCGATAAATCCAGAGATACATGTCAAAACTTTGAACAGAAACTGAAT gtgaCTGTTACCGAAGTGATGAGATGCCAAGATGAAATAAAAGTTGGTGGAAACACAGTATGTAACACGGTGAAGTCTATCATCACAAAGTGTACTGTACCAGCGAGACAATTATTAAGTGACTGTTTACCACTTGATACTAAAGAACTTCCTCGTTTgtttgagaaaattttaattggttttgtGAATCAAGCTTGTCGTGTCACCATTGAAGAACTAATAG aaTTCTTCAATCCATGTCAATTTAAGAAAAGTTTATCAGAATTTAATACTTGTAAAGAAATGGAGAAGGAACTACCCACCAGTtttccaaatacaaaaaaagtttgtga TTTATTGAAGTTGGTCAAGAAATGTTCGAATGATGTTCACAGTGCTACTTGTACCAATCCAGTAACTTTGAACGCATTTGCCAAATTCCATAAAACGATTGAGGATACCACTAAAGACATATGTGAAAATCCAGCTCATAATGAAGTTTAA
- the LOC130901853 gene encoding uncharacterized protein LOC130901853: MNKLVLTTILFAVLAFVNADSSSSSEEDLKEIGNLLKEKFNITLLLDFLELGNQAKAKCPDIEEKMDNVVEQMGECAEKIELGDDTFCSLIKKNLKKCSKPVIDIITSCMPNESKDLPSIIEKAIIATVEQACQSTVEEILELFNPCYMQKDFIEFQPCADIRTTLVEQRNKLPSKSLVCSTIPKMRSCMKDHLEASCQNAITKRSSLKFQDAIWNSVKDDCKA, from the exons CATTTGTGAATGCAGATAGTAGCAGTAGTTCCGAAGAGGATTTGAAAGAGATTgggaatttattgaaagaaaagttCAATATAACCTTACTTTTAGATTTTCTCGAATTAGGCAACCAAGCTAAAGCCAAATGTCCCGATATTGAGGAAAAAATGGAT AACGTAGTTGAGCAAATGGGAGAATGTGCCGAAAAAATTGAACTTGGAGACGATACTTTCTGTTCTCTTATCaagaaaaacttgaagaaatgCTCTAAACcagttattgatataattacTTCTTGTATGCCAAATGAATCTAAAGATCTTCCTTCTATAATAGAAAAAGCGATTATAGCGACCGTTGAGCAAGCTTGCCAATCTACCGTTGAAGAAATCCTGG aactaTTCAatccatgttacatgcaaaagGATTTCATCGAGTTCCAACCTTGTGCAGATATTAGAACCACTTTAGTAGAACAAAGAAATAAACTTCCATCAAAATCTCTTGTTTGTTC TACGATTCCAAAAATGAGAAGCTGCATGAAGGATCATCTAGAAGCGTCTTGTCAAAATGCAATTACCAAGCGAAGTAGTTTGAAATTCCAGGATGCCATTTGGAACTCCGTGAAGGATGACTGTAAAGCTTGA
- the LOC130901265 gene encoding uncharacterized protein LOC130901265: MSKKIFVLLVVFLAAHNTVGKLHILSLNQVKRYVEEFIVDWSIIVDGSLLEIRKYVDRSRDTCQNFEQKLNQTRTDVMICRKEIKVGENTVCNTLQSFVLKCTVPVRQLLNDCLPLDTKEIPGLIEKIINGLVNQACGLTLEEMIEFLNPCQFKKNALEFKSCQDLKKDIPRNFPSTKKVCDLLKQAKKCSYDVHTATCTNPITLNVFAKLHKTIEDSTDEIC, encoded by the exons ATGAGCAAGAAAATTTTTGTGCTTTTGGTAGTTTTTTTAG CTGCACATAATACTGTGGGTAAACTTCACATATTGAGTCTAAATCAAGTAAAACGCTACGTCGAGGAGTTCATTGTCGATTGGTCGATAATAGTTGATGGCAGTTTGTTAGAAATAAGAAAGTATGTCGATAGATCGAGGGATACGTGTCAAAACTTTGAACAAAAACTGAAC caaACTCGTACTGATGTGATGATATGTCGAAAGGAAATAAAAGTTGGTGAAAACACTGTGTGTAATACATTGCAGTCTTTCGTTTTGAAATGTACTGTACCAGTACGACAATTACTAAATGACTGTTTACCACTTGATACTAAAGAAATACCTGGTTTGATAGAGAAAATTATCAATGGTTTAGTTAATCAAGCTTGTGGCCTAACCCTTGAAGAAATGATCG AATTCCTCAATCCATGTCAATTCAAGAAAAATGCCTTAGAATTTAAAAGTTGTCAAGACCTTAAAAAAGATATACCCAGAAATTTTCCAAGTACGAAAAAAGTTTGTGA tttattgaaacAGGCCAAGAAATGCTCTTATGATGTTCACACTGCTACCTGTACAAATCCAATAACTTTGAACGTATTTGCAAAACTCCACAAAACGATTGAGGATAGCACTGATGAAATATGCTAA